One window of the Capnocytophaga haemolytica genome contains the following:
- the holA gene encoding DNA polymerase III subunit delta: MNEVKNIIANIKKGVIAPIYFLMGEEPYFIDTVANYIENHLLTDDQKGFDQSVLYGQDVNIATIIDYARRFPMIAERQVIIIKEAQNLKSTIDSLVPYVENVTSTTVLVFCYKYETLDKRKKLSKALEKNKECVVLESKKLYENQVMSWIPTLLQKKGFTIQQKATQMLVDFLGNDLTRIQNEVNKLALVVPAKSEITPELIERNIGISKEFNNFELKNAIAVRDDFKAVRILKHFADNPKDNPLVVTLSVLYTFFQQLLAFHGLTDQSDKNVAATLKINPYFVKDLRAGAQNYPMKKVSAIIEGIRKVDVKSKGVGANLPPADLVKELITCILR, encoded by the coding sequence ATGAACGAAGTAAAAAATATCATCGCCAATATTAAGAAAGGAGTTATCGCACCTATCTACTTTTTGATGGGTGAAGAGCCTTACTTTATTGATACTGTCGCTAACTATATTGAGAATCATCTACTTACAGATGACCAAAAAGGCTTTGACCAGAGCGTCCTCTATGGGCAGGATGTCAATATAGCTACGATTATTGACTATGCACGCCGATTCCCTATGATTGCTGAGCGTCAGGTGATTATCATCAAAGAAGCACAAAACCTCAAAAGCACTATTGATAGCCTCGTCCCTTACGTTGAAAATGTCACATCAACTACTGTACTCGTATTCTGTTACAAATACGAAACCCTCGATAAACGCAAAAAACTCAGTAAAGCCTTAGAAAAAAACAAAGAATGCGTAGTACTTGAAAGTAAAAAACTCTATGAAAATCAGGTGATGAGCTGGATCCCTACCCTATTGCAGAAAAAAGGATTTACAATACAACAAAAGGCAACACAAATGTTGGTTGATTTCTTAGGTAATGACCTAACTCGCATCCAAAACGAGGTCAATAAGCTCGCTTTGGTAGTCCCCGCTAAAAGCGAAATAACCCCCGAACTCATTGAAAGAAATATAGGTATTAGCAAGGAATTCAATAACTTCGAATTGAAGAACGCCATCGCCGTACGCGATGACTTTAAGGCTGTGCGGATCCTCAAACACTTTGCAGATAACCCTAAGGACAACCCTTTAGTGGTAACCCTTAGCGTGCTTTACACTTTCTTCCAGCAGCTGCTCGCCTTCCACGGACTGACAGACCAAAGTGATAAAAATGTAGCTGCAACATTGAAAATCAATCCATACTTTGTAAAAGACCTACGGGCAGGCGCCCAGAACTACCCAATGAAGAAAGTAAGTGCTATCATTGAGGGCATACGTAAAGTAGATGTAAAAAGTAAAGGGGTCGGCGCAAACCTTCCCCCTGCTGATCTCGTAAAAGAACTCATTACTTGTATTCTTCGATAA
- a CDS encoding type I restriction enzyme HsdR N-terminal domain-containing protein has translation MDRLNFKNYTFRIQEIDSKRFIFDPIRKKFVALQPEEWVRQHIIRFLAEEKGYPLSLMNVEKELVVGGLTKRYDVVVFTPEGRVHLVVECKAPSIRIRQAPFDQIARYNLALKAPYLMVSNGIQHYFCKVDYEKNQYCFIEDLPHYKSFI, from the coding sequence ATGGATCGATTAAATTTTAAAAACTATACATTTCGTATACAAGAGATTGATAGTAAGCGGTTTATTTTTGACCCTATCCGTAAGAAATTCGTAGCTTTGCAGCCTGAGGAGTGGGTGCGACAGCATATTATCCGTTTTTTAGCGGAGGAAAAGGGGTATCCTCTCTCATTGATGAATGTGGAAAAGGAGTTGGTAGTGGGAGGGCTGACCAAGCGCTATGACGTGGTGGTTTTTACTCCTGAGGGGCGGGTGCATCTCGTGGTGGAGTGCAAGGCGCCTTCGATACGGATCCGTCAGGCTCCGTTTGACCAAATAGCGCGTTACAACTTAGCGCTCAAGGCGCCTTATCTGATGGTGAGCAACGGGATACAACACTATTTTTGTAAGGTAGACTATGAGAAGAATCAGTATTGTTTTATAGAGGATCTTCCTCATTATAAATCTTTTATATGA
- a CDS encoding glycosyltransferase family 2 protein: MTFAIVILNWNGRALLQQFLPSVVLFSPEYDIYVVDNASTDNSVGFLRENFPTVRIIENATNEGYAKGYNVGLKSVEADVYCLLNSDVRVGEGWLSPIKELFERQDVAIVQPKILDEKAPERFEYAGAAGGFIDKYGYPYCRGRVFDVVEEDNGQYDSDIPIFWASGACFFIRSEVFWQLAGFDEDFFAHQEEIDLCWRAHHLGKKVLCCGESSVWHVGGATLSSQSTTKTFLNFRNSLFMLLKNLPSRGLYTTLLLRMLLDGVAGVRFLFQGKPSFMWAIVRAHWAFYGRFFHFKRKRPKELLQQYYALKSVVWAYFIKGKKRYTQLE; encoded by the coding sequence ATGACTTTTGCCATTGTAATATTGAATTGGAATGGGCGGGCGCTCTTACAGCAATTTCTGCCCTCAGTAGTGCTTTTTTCACCTGAATACGACATTTATGTAGTAGATAATGCTTCAACTGACAACAGTGTGGGGTTTCTGAGGGAGAATTTTCCGACGGTGAGGATTATTGAGAATGCTACCAACGAAGGTTATGCTAAGGGCTACAATGTTGGTTTAAAGTCTGTTGAAGCGGATGTGTACTGCTTGCTCAACTCAGATGTAAGGGTAGGGGAGGGGTGGCTTTCTCCGATCAAAGAGCTGTTTGAGCGGCAGGATGTGGCTATTGTACAACCTAAGATCCTCGATGAGAAAGCTCCTGAGCGTTTTGAATATGCTGGGGCTGCTGGGGGCTTTATTGATAAGTATGGTTACCCCTATTGTCGCGGACGGGTGTTTGATGTTGTTGAAGAGGATAACGGTCAGTATGACAGTGATATACCTATTTTTTGGGCTTCAGGGGCGTGCTTTTTTATTCGTTCGGAAGTCTTCTGGCAGCTTGCTGGTTTTGATGAAGATTTCTTTGCTCATCAGGAGGAGATTGACCTTTGTTGGCGGGCACATCACTTGGGCAAGAAGGTTCTTTGCTGTGGGGAGAGTAGCGTATGGCACGTAGGGGGGGCAACACTTTCGTCGCAGAGTACAACAAAGACGTTTCTCAACTTTCGTAATAGTCTTTTTATGTTGTTAAAGAATTTACCTTCACGAGGTTTGTATACTACACTTTTGTTGCGTATGTTGCTTGACGGGGTGGCGGGGGTTCGTTTTCTTTTTCAAGGAAAGCCATCTTTTATGTGGGCTATAGTGCGGGCGCATTGGGCTTTTTATGGTCGTTTTTTTCACTTCAAGAGGAAGCGACCTAAGGAGCTTTTGCAACAGTATTACGCCTTAAAATCAGTGGTTTGGGCGTATTTTATAAAAGGTAAGAAACGCTATACACAATTGGAATAA
- a CDS encoding Maf family nucleotide pyrophosphatase, with product MKNIILASASPRRKELLSELIIGFDVEVRPVEEVYPSHLQREEITDYLAKLKAQPYAEDIEDDTLVITADTIVWHEGKAFGKPKNIGEGAEMLRSLSGKTHEVITSVCFTTKESQTVAHCISRVTFNPISEVLIDWYLRTYIVTDWAGAYAIQGFIGAAVVASIEGSYNNVVGLPTHIIYDYLTKMK from the coding sequence ATAAAGAATATTATTTTAGCCTCAGCCTCGCCACGAAGGAAAGAGCTTCTCAGTGAACTCATTATAGGGTTTGATGTGGAGGTACGCCCCGTTGAAGAGGTGTATCCGAGCCATCTACAACGAGAGGAAATCACCGATTATTTGGCAAAGCTAAAGGCTCAACCTTATGCAGAGGACATTGAAGATGATACCCTTGTGATTACCGCAGACACCATCGTTTGGCACGAAGGAAAGGCTTTTGGCAAGCCTAAAAATATCGGTGAGGGAGCCGAAATGCTGCGATCTCTATCGGGAAAAACCCACGAAGTGATCACATCAGTGTGCTTCACTACCAAAGAAAGCCAAACGGTGGCACATTGCATCAGTCGCGTTACATTTAACCCTATTAGTGAGGTACTAATCGATTGGTACTTGCGCACTTACATCGTAACTGATTGGGCAGGAGCGTATGCCATTCAAGGCTTTATTGGGGCAGCAGTAGTAGCCTCTATTGAGGGTTCTTATAATAATGTAGTGGGGCTACCTACCCATATTATTTATGATTATCTTACTAAAATGAAATGA
- a CDS encoding type IX secretion system plug protein domain-containing protein yields the protein MKYFLYLILWLPINISAQVLVEKSPPEFIKTIIFKADGNEKNQFPIVRKNESFSLQFDDLGGDEQTYYYKITHCNADWTPSQLLKSDYLKGLDGQPIQPESNSYGTLQLYSHYRVTFPNELTRITLSGNYLLSITDSYGTELFSRRFVIYTPKVGVSAEVKRMRDLQYFDTKQTVHFSINQKDFRLDNPKVAVKVSILQNYRWDNAINNLKPQYITGVDLSYRYDKESSFWGGNEYFNFDSKDIHTATAGVYRLERAKLVNSFLFTNQSRATSVYTYFPDINGDFLINTLNGQNASNEADYTWVHFSLEGKSSLWGKEVYVYGKFSNYELKDEYKLTYDEKDGIFKGKVLLKQGFYNYKFATKDKKSIDFNEIGGNFYQTENVYLILVYYRAPGALYDEVVGIGSASGANISM from the coding sequence ATGAAGTATTTTTTATATCTTATATTGTGGTTACCTATAAATATTTCAGCACAGGTGCTCGTAGAGAAGTCGCCTCCTGAGTTTATTAAGACAATTATCTTTAAAGCTGATGGGAATGAAAAAAATCAATTCCCAATTGTACGAAAAAATGAGTCATTTAGTCTACAATTTGATGATTTAGGAGGAGATGAACAGACGTATTACTATAAAATTACACATTGTAATGCTGACTGGACGCCTTCTCAACTATTGAAAAGCGATTATCTCAAAGGGTTAGATGGACAACCTATTCAGCCAGAGAGTAATTCTTATGGTACTTTGCAGCTTTATTCTCACTATAGAGTAACTTTTCCTAATGAACTTACTCGTATTACACTTTCTGGAAACTATTTACTATCGATAACGGATAGTTATGGTACAGAATTATTTTCTCGGCGCTTCGTAATTTATACTCCTAAGGTTGGAGTGAGTGCAGAAGTAAAGCGTATGCGCGATTTGCAATACTTCGATACTAAACAGACGGTGCATTTTTCTATAAATCAGAAGGATTTCAGGTTGGATAATCCCAAAGTTGCCGTAAAAGTATCTATATTGCAGAATTATCGCTGGGATAATGCGATAAATAACCTCAAACCGCAATATATTACGGGTGTAGATTTGTCGTATCGCTACGATAAAGAGAGTTCGTTCTGGGGAGGAAATGAGTATTTTAACTTTGATAGCAAAGATATACATACAGCAACGGCAGGCGTTTATAGGTTAGAGCGTGCGAAGCTTGTCAATAGTTTTTTATTTACTAATCAGAGTAGAGCTACGAGTGTGTATACCTATTTTCCTGACATCAACGGCGATTTTCTCATCAACACACTCAATGGACAAAATGCCAGCAACGAGGCTGACTATACTTGGGTACACTTTTCGCTTGAAGGGAAATCTTCTTTGTGGGGAAAAGAAGTGTATGTATATGGAAAATTTTCAAATTATGAGCTAAAAGATGAGTATAAACTCACTTATGATGAAAAAGATGGTATTTTTAAAGGTAAAGTACTTCTGAAACAGGGTTTTTATAATTATAAATTTGCTACAAAGGACAAAAAAAGTATAGATTTTAATGAAATAGGTGGGAACTTCTACCAAACGGAGAATGTTTATCTCATACTTGTTTACTATCGCGCACCAGGAGCACTTTATGATGAAGTTGTAGGTATAGGATCAGCCAGTGGAGCTAACATTTCGATGTAG
- a CDS encoding glycoside hydrolase family 3 N-terminal domain-containing protein has product MKRTLSICLLLLIQTLNAQIKTPLTSEDAAAQRLWVEQTYSQMSLDEKIGQLFMVSVFSSHIGTKKAEEIKDFIKKYHIGGIIFSKGGPRRQARLTNEYQALSRIPLFMAMDAEWGLAMRLDSTYAFPWNMTLGAIKDNSLIERTGRRIGAHCKALGMQFNFAPDVDINTNPNNPIIGNRSFGEDKENVAQKGLAFTRGMQASGVLGSAKHFPGHGDSATDSHKTLPTIGFTAERIGQVELYPFKMLKDEVASVMVAHLNVPSLEKKAGLPSSLSSAIITDLLKKQLGYEGLIFTDALGMKGVADYLPVGEVEVAAFLAGNDILLMPSNVPKGFEALKKAYNNGKITEERLAYSVKKILMAKYKVGLTTFNPIDPSALSGRLHTLDDDLLTESLFENALTVGKNKEDILPLKALEKRRIAYVKFGNASGWEFYKALRKYAEVALIEPKDEAQLYAAIEPYETIVIGLHKSDKTPWDGYKFTANELRWLEYIAKKKKVILSVFTSPYAMLDVKHLAPIKAIVFAYQNHKVAQQKAAELIFGAIEGRGVLPVTAHPELPVGTSITTQKIGRLGYSMPENAGFSSLRLSLIDTIAKEALRERMTPGMQILVAKHGRIVYRKNFGTLDYNPNNQVNDNTLYDLASLTKILATLPELMRLYTKGDFKPVNTFEDLLPKLRHTNKGELTMKDVLSHYARLQSWIPFYRRTLGEDKKPSPEYYSTTQSKEFPIEVAKNLYMKESYIDSIYKRIDESELIATKKYLYSDLSFYYFKKFIEKKEKKPLEEVVEKYFYRGLGAYQLLYNPLRRFSEGNIAPSEEDRSFRYQILRGHVHDQGAAMLGGVGGHAGLFGTADDVAKVMQMYVQQGYYGGEWFLQPQAIKVFNTCYFCTEGNRRGLGFDKPQLGTAGPTCGCVPMTSFGHTGFTGTYAWADPENEIVIVFLSNRTYPSESKLLVNKNIRQRIQRVVYQAMQ; this is encoded by the coding sequence ATGAAAAGAACTTTATCAATATGCTTACTACTTCTTATTCAAACGCTTAACGCTCAAATAAAGACACCTCTTACCTCCGAGGATGCTGCGGCTCAACGGCTGTGGGTGGAGCAGACATATAGCCAGATGAGTCTTGATGAGAAGATTGGGCAGCTGTTTATGGTGTCGGTATTTTCCAGCCATATAGGCACAAAGAAGGCTGAGGAGATCAAGGATTTTATCAAGAAGTACCACATCGGAGGGATTATCTTCTCGAAGGGAGGTCCTCGTCGTCAGGCGCGGCTCACCAATGAGTATCAGGCGCTTTCGCGCATTCCGCTCTTTATGGCTATGGATGCGGAGTGGGGGCTTGCGATGCGGCTGGACTCTACCTATGCTTTCCCTTGGAATATGACCCTTGGCGCTATCAAAGATAATAGCTTGATTGAGCGTACGGGGAGGCGTATTGGGGCGCACTGCAAGGCACTCGGGATGCAGTTCAATTTTGCGCCTGACGTGGATATCAACACCAATCCCAACAATCCTATTATTGGCAATCGGTCTTTTGGTGAAGACAAGGAGAATGTAGCTCAGAAGGGGCTGGCTTTTACGCGGGGAATGCAAGCATCGGGGGTGCTGGGCAGTGCTAAGCACTTTCCTGGGCACGGCGACTCAGCTACCGATTCGCATAAGACGTTGCCTACTATTGGCTTTACGGCTGAGCGTATTGGGCAGGTGGAGCTCTACCCGTTTAAGATGTTAAAGGATGAGGTTGCCAGCGTGATGGTGGCACATTTGAACGTTCCTTCGCTGGAGAAGAAAGCGGGGCTGCCTTCATCACTGTCGTCAGCGATTATTACTGACTTGCTCAAGAAGCAGCTCGGCTATGAGGGGCTGATCTTTACCGATGCGCTCGGAATGAAGGGGGTGGCTGACTATCTGCCTGTGGGTGAGGTGGAAGTAGCGGCTTTCTTAGCGGGGAACGATATCTTACTGATGCCCTCGAATGTGCCCAAGGGCTTTGAGGCTTTGAAAAAGGCTTACAACAATGGTAAGATCACTGAGGAGCGGCTGGCATATTCGGTTAAGAAGATACTGATGGCTAAATATAAAGTGGGGCTGACGACTTTTAACCCTATTGACCCCTCGGCATTGTCTGGAAGGTTACACACTTTGGATGATGACCTTCTCACTGAGAGTTTGTTTGAGAATGCGCTCACAGTGGGGAAGAACAAGGAGGACATTCTGCCGCTGAAAGCCTTGGAAAAGCGTCGTATTGCCTATGTGAAGTTTGGCAATGCCAGTGGATGGGAGTTCTACAAGGCGCTACGCAAATATGCCGAGGTAGCCCTTATTGAGCCTAAGGATGAGGCACAGCTCTATGCAGCTATCGAGCCTTATGAAACTATCGTTATAGGGCTGCACAAGAGTGACAAGACCCCGTGGGATGGGTACAAGTTTACCGCTAATGAGTTGCGTTGGCTTGAGTACATCGCTAAGAAGAAGAAAGTAATACTGAGTGTTTTCACCAGTCCTTATGCGATGCTTGATGTGAAGCACTTGGCGCCGATAAAAGCTATTGTATTTGCTTATCAGAACCATAAAGTAGCTCAGCAGAAAGCCGCAGAGCTGATCTTTGGGGCTATTGAAGGGCGAGGCGTACTGCCTGTGACGGCACATCCTGAGTTGCCTGTAGGTACTTCTATCACAACGCAGAAGATAGGTAGGCTGGGGTACTCAATGCCTGAGAATGCAGGCTTTAGTTCGCTCCGTCTCAGTTTGATTGATACGATCGCTAAGGAAGCGCTACGTGAGCGTATGACCCCAGGAATGCAGATATTGGTAGCCAAGCACGGGCGCATTGTGTATCGGAAGAACTTCGGTACGCTGGACTACAACCCTAACAACCAAGTGAATGACAACACGCTCTACGATTTGGCGTCGCTTACTAAGATACTTGCCACCTTGCCAGAGTTGATGCGGCTATACACAAAGGGCGATTTTAAGCCTGTGAATACTTTTGAAGACCTCCTGCCCAAGCTCAGGCATACCAATAAGGGCGAGCTGACAATGAAGGATGTGCTTTCGCACTATGCGCGGCTGCAATCGTGGATACCGTTTTACAGGCGTACCCTCGGTGAGGACAAAAAGCCTTCGCCCGAGTATTACAGCACTACGCAGAGCAAAGAGTTCCCCATAGAAGTAGCTAAGAACCTCTATATGAAGGAGAGCTATATTGATAGTATCTACAAACGCATCGACGAGAGTGAACTGATTGCCACAAAGAAATACTTGTACAGCGACCTCTCGTTTTATTATTTTAAGAAGTTTATTGAGAAGAAAGAAAAGAAGCCTTTGGAGGAAGTGGTGGAGAAGTACTTTTACCGTGGGCTGGGTGCCTATCAGCTGCTTTACAACCCCCTGAGGCGTTTTTCTGAGGGAAATATAGCCCCAAGTGAGGAAGATCGGTCGTTTCGCTATCAGATACTGCGTGGGCACGTGCACGACCAAGGGGCAGCAATGCTCGGTGGGGTGGGTGGACACGCAGGGCTTTTTGGCACTGCCGACGATGTAGCCAAAGTGATGCAGATGTACGTACAACAAGGCTATTACGGTGGCGAGTGGTTTTTGCAACCACAGGCTATAAAGGTATTTAACACTTGCTATTTCTGTACAGAAGGCAACCGCCGTGGGTTGGGGTTTGATAAGCCTCAGTTGGGCACTGCGGGACCTACGTGTGGGTGCGTGCCAATGACCAGCTTCGGGCATACGGGGTTCACGGGCACTTACGCTTGGGCTGACCCTGAGAACGAGATTGTGATTGTTTTTCTCTCCAACCGCACTTATCCTTCGGAGAGCAAGCTATTAGTGAATAAGAACATCCGTCAGCGCATACAACGCGTGGTGTACCAAGCAATGCAGTAG
- the lepA gene encoding translation elongation factor 4: MKHIRNFCIIAHIDHGKSTLADRLLDFTNSVTEREKQDQLLDNMDLERERGITIKSHAIQMEYTYKGETYILNLIDTPGHVDFSYEVSRSIAACEGALLIVDAAQSIQAQTISNLYLALENDLEIIPVLNKIDLPSANPEEVKDDIVDLLGCSPEDIIPASGKTGLGVEDILAAIIERIPAPKGDPKAPLQALIFDSVYNSFRGVETYFRVMNGEIRKGQKIKFMSNGKVYDADEVGTLKLNQVPKQVISAGDVGYLITGIKDAREVKVGDTITSAVDGCAEAIDGFENVKPMVFAGIYPVDTEDYEELRASMEKLQLNDASLVFTPESSAALGFGFRCGFLGMLHLEIVQERLEREFGMTVITTVPNVSYHAFTKKEPEKVIVVNNPSDLPDPSKLDRVEEPYIKASIITKSDFVGQVMSLCIEKRGQITNQHYLTPERVELSFDMPLAEIVFDFYDRLKTVSKGYASFDYSPIGMRASNLVKVDILINANSVDALSALIHADNAYNIGKKMCEKLRELIPRQQFDIPIQAAIGAKIISRETIKALRKDVTAKCYGGDISRKRKLLEKQKAGKKRMRQVGNVEIPQSAFMAVLKLND; encoded by the coding sequence ATGAAGCATATTCGTAATTTTTGCATTATAGCCCATATCGACCACGGCAAGAGTACCTTGGCTGACCGCTTGCTCGATTTTACCAACTCGGTTACCGAACGCGAGAAGCAAGACCAATTGCTCGACAATATGGACCTCGAGCGCGAGCGCGGTATCACTATCAAGAGCCACGCCATACAGATGGAATACACCTATAAGGGCGAGACCTACATCCTGAACCTTATCGATACGCCTGGCCACGTGGATTTCTCGTACGAGGTGTCGCGCTCCATTGCTGCTTGCGAGGGGGCACTGCTCATCGTTGATGCCGCACAGAGCATTCAGGCGCAGACCATCTCTAACCTCTATTTGGCGTTGGAGAACGACTTGGAGATTATACCCGTACTCAACAAAATAGACTTACCCAGCGCGAACCCTGAGGAGGTGAAGGACGATATTGTCGATTTGCTTGGCTGCTCGCCTGAGGATATTATCCCTGCCAGCGGCAAGACGGGCTTGGGTGTGGAGGATATATTAGCAGCTATTATTGAGCGTATTCCTGCCCCTAAGGGCGACCCAAAGGCTCCGCTGCAAGCCCTCATTTTCGACTCGGTGTACAACTCCTTCCGTGGGGTGGAGACTTACTTCCGTGTGATGAATGGTGAGATACGCAAAGGGCAGAAGATCAAGTTTATGAGCAATGGCAAGGTATACGATGCCGATGAGGTGGGCACCTTAAAACTCAATCAAGTGCCTAAGCAGGTGATTTCGGCAGGCGATGTGGGTTACCTCATCACGGGGATTAAAGATGCGCGCGAGGTGAAAGTGGGCGACACGATTACCTCAGCCGTTGATGGTTGTGCAGAGGCGATTGATGGCTTTGAGAACGTAAAGCCGATGGTCTTTGCGGGGATTTATCCCGTAGATACCGAAGATTACGAAGAGTTGCGTGCCTCAATGGAGAAGTTGCAACTCAACGATGCCTCGCTGGTGTTTACCCCTGAGAGTTCGGCAGCCTTAGGCTTTGGCTTCCGTTGCGGTTTCCTCGGTATGCTACACTTAGAGATCGTGCAAGAGCGACTGGAACGCGAGTTTGGTATGACGGTGATCACCACCGTACCCAACGTGAGTTACCACGCTTTTACCAAGAAAGAACCCGAGAAGGTGATTGTAGTAAACAACCCTTCCGACCTGCCCGACCCTTCGAAGTTGGATAGAGTTGAGGAGCCGTATATCAAGGCGAGCATCATCACGAAGTCGGATTTTGTAGGGCAAGTGATGAGTCTTTGTATTGAGAAGCGTGGGCAGATCACCAACCAGCACTACCTCACCCCTGAGCGTGTGGAGCTGTCATTTGATATGCCGCTGGCGGAAATTGTCTTCGACTTTTACGATCGCTTAAAGACCGTCTCCAAGGGCTATGCTTCGTTTGACTACTCGCCTATTGGGATGCGGGCGTCCAACTTGGTGAAGGTAGATATCCTTATCAATGCCAACTCTGTCGATGCGCTTTCGGCACTCATACACGCCGACAACGCTTACAACATCGGCAAGAAGATGTGTGAGAAGCTGCGCGAACTCATTCCGCGTCAGCAGTTCGACATACCCATACAAGCGGCTATTGGGGCAAAGATCATCTCGCGGGAGACTATCAAAGCCTTGCGCAAGGACGTTACTGCCAAGTGTTACGGGGGCGACATCTCGCGTAAGCGCAAGCTCTTGGAAAAGCAAAAGGCAGGGAAGAAGCGTATGCGCCAAGTGGGCAATGTGGAGATACCGCAAAGTGCGTTTATGGCAGTGTTGAAGTTGAATGATTAG